TTACTTCAGACGcgaaaaataaagagatttttttctttttttctgatatgTCCTTGTGATATATTTCAGTACTGGATTCTCTAGTGGAACCACTgcaaaaaacaataaacttcAAGCCGAAGCAAGATGCAGTGAAGCAAGAGCATGATCGTAATGAAGATATGATCAGAAGTGCACTTCGTGCAATATCATCAGTGGATCGTATAAGTGGGGTGGATTATAGCCATAAGTTCAAGAGCTTAATGGGTGACATGAAGAGGTCTGTTCCATTGTGGGAGAAGTATCAGATAATCCGGAACGAGTAggttttttgtcttgttttgtgtATGTGTTGTTTCATTGAAAAAAAAGCAATCGATGATGATTTTCGGGTACAGCGAAAGAAAGAGTTGATAACATAAATTTTCTGACTCGGcggaaaatgtttttttttattgttcgaCAGAAAAGGAATTTTTATTATCTACTTTCCTCATTGAACCTTCCTTTCtcctgtgttttttttttgtttttaagttttgttttttggcttTTGGTGACAATTTGAGCGGTTTTTACTGTTAAGTggaatatataatttcattcaatTAGCAAAACCGAGTACAACTGACGATAGTAACGGCGTGAAGGCACTTTTAATCGATCAAAATAATGAAACAGCAAGCAGTCCAATTCTACTACTAAAATATCTTGGCATTGTCCAATTCCCAATGGGAGATAAGCTTCCGTTCAAATTTGACATGTAATTTGGCAAAGTAAAAGTTAACTAATTAATTGCTCTAGTTTATTAAAATTTGCTTAATATACCGTTAAACCCCCATGACAAAATTCTTATAGCCGTTTCTCCATTATAAACTTCTATcaaacttacatatatataagttaatctCAAAGTTAAACCAATTATATTTCTAGCAGTTTGCAACTCGAAGGAGGAGAAACAACAAGAATGTTCGGTGACTGCTGTATTGGTCGGCTCTATTCATAGTCAACTTCAGAGTCAGAGGTAATAACTAAGATAAAACTAATCTTTAATTCATCATCATACAAAAGAGCAGAAATCCACGCAAGTACGCGGGTTTaggtcttttttgtttttgtgtttagaGGTTTTTGCTGAAAGGACTATTAAGTAGCTGAAGAAAAATCACTCATTCATCAGTGCCCTCACCATTACCAGACTTGAGATGAAGATGCTTCTCTCGCTTTTGGAAGTCTGTCAAACCTTTCCCACTCCCAGTCACACCCACTTTTCCAAATGGATCTTCTGGTGATTTGAATATACTCTCTTTCTTCCTCCCTGTGAAGAACCCTACCTGCTCAACGAAAAGCCGTTTCAGAATCATACCAAAGAGTAATAAAAGCCATAGAAATTCAGTTTTCGTGTTTAAACAAACCTTTTTAGTTTTGGCTTTAGTTGTCTGAAACTGTTGCCAAgcattttgtttcttgttctgtaCAACCTCGAGTTGCTCTTGCCTCGCCTTTGACTTGAATGCATGTATCTTCTTACGCTTTGCTATTTTCTGTAAGAAACAAGTGAGACCTCTTTACTAAGACCTCATGGGACCAAAAAGCTAAGGGGTGAGAAAAAGAATCTTGACTTACTACATCCTCTGGATCATTAGGATCAATTTTAAGCTTTGCTGGTACAGTTTTAGTTTGAAAGTCAGAACTCGCAGCCTGCTCAATCTTTCTTTTGAGAGCATTTTTGGTAGCTTCAGCTACTCTCTCAGCTTCCAAGAGAGCATTGTGCTCGATTGGCCTCACATTATCTGGATCAACCTAAATTATAACAAGGCAACCAAGATTTAGTTATcttaaaaaaagcaaataaaactGGAATAGAAGCATTACCTCTTCCTTGTTTCCCCACTCATCATAAGCAACAAAATAGCCATTTACAGTATGTGCCTCGATGGTCGCATCATACCTGAACATTTAActaatcaaacaaagaaaaaaaaagggggaaaaataCGTAAAGAATACAGTAGATACATCATGAATTACAAGAGACCCAAGAGTTTTCCTACATACCACTCGCCATCGTCACTAAAGACAGCTTGCACTTTTGTTCCAACAGGGAGCTTACCCTCATGGATTGGGTCATTCCTTGAATCCTGAACAAACAAAGGAATACAATCACATGttaataaccaaaataatatgAAGTAGCTCTACATGGATCTAACTTCAAATGGTTATGAAAAGAGATAAGATGACAGAGATAGACCTACCATCTTTTCCCAAGCAGCCTCTAAATCTGGTGATCCAGCAGTTTCCCCGGCACTAACTCCAGCATTGGACAGAGAGATCTCATTTTGCTTCGCAGTTGCAAGAAGTTCCTCTGTCAACGCAATCACCTATGTGGTAGAAAACAAGTTTCAGCGATTGAGGATTTCTAACAGTAtcacacaatatatatatgtttaagattttCAGAAGTAAAACTTCAGGGATCGAACACGAGAAATCAGGAGACAGAAGCAGGCTGGCCATCATGACCCATACTAGCACACCTGCACAATAACCAAGATAGAAATGATGAATTCTTTGCTAACTCTCCTACTTTCATGTATACTCCAACAACTGCTTTTGGCTGAACCACACTCCAATGCCGGAGTTACATGGCACTCAAAAACAGACTCACCtttacaaaccaaacaaaactccACTGTCTCCGATAGCTGTTAAAATGATGTTGCTATTTTGAACAACATGATGATTCCTTCAAAAGAGGGAGGGAACAGAAACATAAAGGGGACAATACACAAAACATATAAGCTCAAGTAACCTAATCTTATTTAGTAATATATCTATGCCGAAGACATACAAATCGATTATTATCACTCAAGCTAAATGAGACAAGTGAAATGAAATCGATAATACAGCAGAAAAGATTTGATCACACAAAACCATGATTTAAGTGACTAAAAGTAGGATTGATCACCTCTTTAAGCTCCTTTTCCATGTCAGCATATTCCGAGTTTCTAGGGTCCTCTGACAAAAGCTGCCTAACCTGAGAACCAAAGAGTCAAAATTTAATCAGTTAAGCCAGAGGAGAAGCAAGTACATGATCACATCCTattaaaactaaaccaaaaaagatcATTCAATTTCACAAGCTATCTACCCTAGAAGTAAGACAAACATGAAATCATCAAAAAGCAGGTtcgaaaaaaatcaaactttgaaacAGAATTCGAAACCCAAGTACAGTGAATAATCCGTTTCaatcacataaaaaaaactgattaattTCCAAAGTAAGGAAGATACAATGAGACTTCACAACACTTGCTCGATcaacgaaaccctaaaaaaaaaaccagccTTACGAACCCTAACTCAAGGAGCAATCacacaaaaccctaatattGGATCAAAATCGAGCAATCCATACTCAATTACTCTTCACCAATCTCTCAATTACACATACAAAATcctaaaacagagagaagacaATTCAAACCTGTTCGAGCTGTTCTTTGTACGTAGAGAGATTCGAAGCTAACTCTTCGATGCTCACTTCTTCTACTCCTCCTTCCATTTTTTAATCCGAACTCACAAAACTCGATCTCGTTTTCCTCTTCCGATAACTTTTCCCGATAGCTCTCTACActgatctctctcttctccgatgATTCTTTTGTCGCGAAGATATTTTTAAGagaaagaccaaaaacaaaaacgaagaaggagaagacgCTTTTAATTCTAAAACAAAACTGCACGCCGTTTTTTGCACCATTTGGTTCCAAAACGCGGCGCGTTtgcttaatttttaatttagccCTATACTTAATAACTCTTATAGATTTATcccaaaataaatgaatttaataTACCCCCTCATACACTATCAAATCGGatgaataaaccatcaaaacTGAATATAAAAATGGCAAGTTTAACAAGAATTAGTTTAGATCTACAACTTGATATTGTTGTTGATTTGTTCATACAACATAGTTTGCAAGTGTCTctcattcataaaaaaaaatgtgaaatttgaGCCAGACTTTTATCTGAATTCTGAAATGTTTTTTATGTCTGAGGTTCTGATACGTTTATGTAAAATGTAGAATAAGAACAGAGAATAAGACAAATGCTCTTTTATTATAAGACAAAGTAAGACAAATGAGAGAAATGTTCGGAGTCTCTCCCCTCCCCTTACAAAAGTGTTCTAATATTCGATACCTACTCCCTTACCCCTCTCTGTCTTTAAGTACTATTTCTGATACCCTAATGTTTCTTTGTCTCTACACCAAAGAGCCGTTGTGGCCACAGTGCCGTAGGACAATGACCTTATTCATATTAAACTAGAACAACTCCCCCAAGAGGCTTGCTACTACCTCTTGGACCTACTGGATCTATGTTATTGGACTCCTAGCCATTTGGGCTTCTCTTCTTCCGTTGGTAATGGTAGAGAATAGGAGGATGTTGCTGTTCATACGTATCATTACCCCCGCCTTCGATATcgaccttgtcctcaaggttgaaGAGTGGAAACTTCCCTTTGATTGTGTTGACCCACTCCTAGGAGCATTCATAGTCAGGTAGCCCTTTCCACTTTATTAGAACTTCTTTCTGTCCCGAACGAGGGTTGATGCGCCTCCCCAATACCTTCTCAGGTTCTGTTTCAAGGATCCCTTCCCCTGAAAGTTGGATTGGAATAGAGGTTGACACCATCTGATCACCGACTGCCTTCTTTAGCTGGAAAATGTGAAATGTATGATGTATCTTGGCCTCTGGTGGTAACTTGAGCCGATATGCGACTGCTCCCACCCTTGCCTCGACCCTATAGGGACCATAAAACCTGGCTGCCAACTTCTCATTCACTCGTCTGGCCAGACTGCAACGGCGATAAGGTCTCATTTTGAGATATACCTGATCCCCTACCTGAAACTCCACTTCTCTGCGATGACCATCCGCTCGTGTTTTCATCAACTATTGAGCCTTGTGCAAGTGTTCCTTGATTAATACCAGCGTCGGATCCCTCTCCTCCAACTGTTGGTCCAAATCTGCATTAGAGGTGGATCCAGTCTCATATTTCACCAAGGAGGGTGGTTCTCTCCCATATAACACCTGAAATGGTGTCATTTTAATGGCAGAATGGAATGATGTATTATAACACCACTCTACCCAAGGAAGAAACTTGGCCCAGGTTTGCAATTGTTCCCCTGCTAAGCAACGCATATACGTCTCCATGCTTCTGTTAGTCACCTCCGTTTGACCGTCGGTTTGAGGATGGTAAGCGGTGCTGAAGCAAAGGTTGGTACCCGCTAGTCTGAATAACTCTTTCCAGAACTTACTAGTGAAGACCTTGTCTCTGTCAGAAACGATGGAACGAGGGAACCCATGCAACTGTACAACCTCCTGGATAAACAAGTTCACCACATCAGTCGCTGTAAAAGGGTGCTTGATCAGTAGAAAATGGGCATATTTGGACAGTTTGTCCAAATCACCAGAACCGCATTATGACCTCCTGACTTAGGTAATCCTTCGACGAAATCCATGGATATATCCTCCCAAACTTTCTCAGGGATGGGCAACGGTTGTAGCAGACCACCGGGGGAGAGTGTGGAGTGCTTGTAATGTTGACAGACCTGACACGCTGCCACATGTTTGCGAATGTCAGTCATCATCCCCTCCCAAAAGAATAGGTCTCTAATCCGCTTCTGAGTTTTCAACACCCCTCAATGTCCTCCCAATTTCCCATCATGAAACTCTCTCATTATTAATCCGGTGATGGCAGATCCTTTAGGAATCACAAGCTTGCCTTGTCTCAGCAGACGCCCTTGGACCAGCGTGTAGTCAGATTTGGCTCCAGAACCAGTGCATATCCCCTTTATGATTTCCTGTAGGTCTCTATCCTTATCCACCTCAGAACAGATCTCCTCCAACTGGACTGTTGCGGGGACCGAAAGAGCAAACAGCACTGGAACGACCTCTTTGCGAGATAATGCATCCGCAGCTTTATGTTCCAAGCCCGGTTTGTAATGAATGTCAAAATCAAACCCTAGGATCTTAGTGAGCCAACGCTGATACTCCATGTTAATCTCCCTCTGTTCTAGCAGGAACTTGAGGCTCTTCTGATCTGTCCTGACCACAAACTTCCTCCCTAACAGATAGTGTCGCCACTTCTGTATAGCCAACACTATTGCCATGAGCTCACGCTCATACACTGACTTGAGCCGCTGCCTCTCGGTCAGAGAATAGCTGTAATATGTTATGGGACGCTCGTTCTGCATTAAGACAACTCCCAACCCGATCCCTGATGCATCTGACTCCACCACAAACATTTCTGAAAAGTTTGGGAGAGCCAAAACTGGTACTGTAGTCATGGCTGTTTTGAGTCTCTTGAATGCTTCTTCTGCTTTCTCCTCCCACTCGAACTGATCCTTTTTAAGTAAGGCGGTCAAGGGTCGTGCAATCACTCCATATCCTTGCACAAATTTGCGGTAGTAGCCAGTTAGACCCAAAAACCCGCGTAAGGCCTTGATATTTGTGGGAGTTTGCCATTCCACCATTGCACTGATTTTCTCTGGATCCGCAGCTACTCCTTCATGTGTAATCACATGTCCCAAGTACACAACCTGCTCGCTACCGAATTGACACTTCTTTTGACTGGCAAACAGACTATGCTTGTGCAACATTTGGAGAACCTCCCTGAGATGACACTGATGTTCTGCGAGAGTTCGACTGTAGACGAGGATGTCATCAAAGAACACCAGAATAAACCATCGAAGGAAGGGTCAGAAGATGTCATTCATCAATGATTGGAAAGTAGCAGGAGAATTCGTCAAGCCAAAAGGCATTACGAGGAACTCGTAATGTCCATCATGAGACCTAAAAGCTGTCTTTGGTATGTCCTTCGACTTAACTCGAATTTGGTGATAACCAGAGCAAAGATCCAACTTGGAGAACACCTTGGCTCCATGGAGCTCATCCAGCAGTTGATCGATCATTGGAATAGGGTAGCTATCCGGTATGGTAGCTTTGTTCAACGCCTGATAGTCCACACATAATCTCCaactcccatctttcttcttcactaacAATACAAGACTAGAAAAAGGGCTCCCACTCTCACGAATGATCCCTGCTGCGAGCATGGTTGCTATTTGCCTTTCTATCTCTTCCTTTTGTGCTTGGGGATATCTAAATGGCCTCACACTAACTGGTTCTACTCCTGCTTTCAGAGTGATAGCAAGCTCTTTCCCTCTGGTAGGAGGTAAACCTTGGGGTTCAGCAAAGACCTGTGCATACTCCTCTGGTAGAGAACGAAGCTCCGATGGGGTAACTCCTTCCCCTGTCTTTGTTTCTGCCTGCAAACTCTCGAAGTCTACCCACATGCTCTCTCCCTCTTGTCTTACAGCCTTCCATAGAGCCTTGAGTGAGATAACAGATTTTTGAAGGCTTTGATCTCCATGAAGAGTAACCCACTCCTTCCCCGCCATAAACCCcagcttttgttctttcttgttcACCTTAGTGTCCCCAAGTGTTTCGAGCCATTGCATACCCAAAATTATATTGGCTTCTCCTAGTTCCAGGGGTAGGAAACTGGTGACGAGAGTGTATCCTGGCAGCATCAAGGTCACCTTTTGGCACACACCCTCCCCTCTAACCAACACACCATTTCCCattcagactccatatcctgctgtTCCCCTCGTAGTGATT
The Camelina sativa cultivar DH55 chromosome 6, Cs, whole genome shotgun sequence genome window above contains:
- the LOC104790036 gene encoding survival of motor neuron-related-splicing factor 30, coding for MEGGVEEVSIEELASNLSTYKEQLEQVRQLLSEDPRNSEYADMEKELKEVIALTEELLATAKQNEISLSNAGVSAGETAGSPDLEAAWEKMDSRNDPIHEGKLPVGTKVQAVFSDDGEWYDATIEAHTVNGYFVAYDEWGNKEEVDPDNVRPIEHNALLEAERVAEATKNALKRKIEQAASSDFQTKTVPAKLKIDPNDPEDVKIAKRKKIHAFKSKARQEQLEVVQNKKQNAWQQFQTTKAKTKKVGFFTGRKKESIFKSPEDPFGKVGVTGSGKGLTDFQKREKHLHLKSGNGEGTDE